The proteins below come from a single Aegilops tauschii subsp. strangulata cultivar AL8/78 chromosome 6, Aet v6.0, whole genome shotgun sequence genomic window:
- the LOC120965900 gene encoding uncharacterized protein produces MESFRSYGEEGDGCYFQNLKLHEEDHCFLDFSFEYLLEISLFYPTQHLCDTSTSSTTTTTSQSCLLQDEFDATLFEGDILSFWPALQERAHLKEVKQEPDGDAAEKKHDGSGEALFSSTQHLCTNTTTAQSCFSQDQQELEARLEVHIMSLLAALEGEHHGGEKVMKGEVGRDAGEKKRNGPEEKPLLSFQQVSRCFCMPIKQAAEKLNVGLTLLKRQCRELGIPRWPHRKLKSLETLIKNAQELGKPMIEVEMLRRKKKLIEERPGHIELDEVTKVLRQACFKEKFKRRRLMAMEG; encoded by the exons ATGGAAAGCTTCAGGTCCTATGGAGAAGAAGGGGACGGCTGCTACTTTCAGAACTTGAAGCTTCATGAAGAGGACCACTGCTTCCTGGATTTCAG TTTCGAGTACCTACTAGAGATCTCACTCTTCTACCCCACTCAGCATCTCTGTGATACTAGTACttctagtactactactactaccagtcAGAGCTGCCTCTTGCAAG ACGAGTTTGATGCCACCCTGTTCGAAGGCGACATCCTGAGCTTTTGGCCTGCCTTGCAAGAACGAGCTCATCTCAAGGAAGTGAAGCAGGAGCCGGACGGTGACGCCGCGGAGAAGAAGCACGACGGCTCGGGGGAAGCACTCTTCTCCTCCACCCAGCATCTCTGCACTAACACCACTACTGCACAGAGCTGCTTCTCGCAAG ACCAGCAGGAGCTTGAAGCCCGCTTGGAAGTTCATATCATGAGCCTTTTGGCAGCCTTGGAAGGAGAACATCACGGTGGGGAGAAGGTAATGAAGGGCGAGGTAGGCCGCGACGCCGGGGAGAAGAAGCGCAATGGACCAGAGGAGAAGCCACTGCTGTCGTTCCAGCAGGTGTCGCGGTGCTTCTGCATGCCGATCAAGCAGGCGGCGGAGAAGCTCAATGTTGGGCTGACGCTCCTGAAGAGGCAGTGCCGGGAGCTCGGGATCCCGCGGTGGCCGCACCGGAAGTTGAAGAGCCTGGAGACGCTCATCAAGAATGCTCAG GAGCTAGGGAAGCCTATGATTGAAGTGGAGATGCTGCGGCGGAAGAAGAAGCTGATCGAGGAGAGGCCTGGGCACATTGAGCTGGATGAGGTGACGAAGG